DNA sequence from the Cyanobacteriota bacterium genome:
GTTCATGAAATTAGCTTGCCCAAGTGATTTAAGTGGAGTGATCCCAAGTATGGTTTTAGAGGCAAGCTCATCACCAATTGAATCAACGAATTTGTTGATTTGTTCTTTATCAAAACAAATTTGTGTTTGAAAAAATTCTACACCTAAATCCAGTCGACGTAGCATGGTTTCTTTTTGCGCGGCAAGATTGGGCAAGCCTGGGTGGGCTGCAGAGGCCATGCAAAAATCTGGTGGGCTTGATTTGAGTTCTTTGCCTTCGCTATCTTTACCTTGTTTGAGCTGATTGATAATTGTAATTAGTTCTTCTGTGCCGACATCAAAACACTTCTCTTCTTTGATCGGTTCATTAGGTGGATCGCCTTTGAGCAGCAAAAGATTAATTAAACCAAGAGCAGCTCCGCCCATTAGATCAGATTGCAAGGCTAAGCGATTACGATCGCGGCAGGTCATTTGCCAAATTGCTTCAATACCGGTTTCTTTTTGGATTAGATAACTGAGTACCAAAGAAGACATTTTCATAGTGGCTGCTGAGTTGTCGGTAATATTGATGGCATCTACTAGCCCCTTAATTTTGCTTGCATTGGCAATTGCTATAATCGGATCACAACCCTTGGGTGGGTTAATTTCGGTTGTGATGACAAATTCCTTGTTTTGAATGGCTTTTCTGAGAGACATGAGTTTATTATACGCTAGTGATCTAATAGAGCTTTCATTTGCGCCTAATGTGTATTACGATTAATTGTATTACTTATAATCAAATTAATCCTTAAGCTACGCATCGACTCGTCTTTTCGAATATTAACGTCTCTATAAATTTAAGCATCGTCGATGCTTCTTGAGCTAAAATAGACCTCATATGAGTTTTTTTAAGAAGTTTTCGAAAAATATTGGTATCGATTTAGGAACTGCTAATACATTAGTCTACACGGCAGAGGGAGGAATTATCCTGAGGGAACCAAGCGTGGTTGCAGTTAATCGTGATACTGGTGAAGTTCTTGCAGTTGGCGAAGAAGCAAGAGCCATGATTGGCCGAACGCCAAGTCATATAATCGCAACTCGTCCACTTAGAGATGGTGTGATTGCAGATTTTCGCCATGCCGAAATGATGCTCAGATATTTTATGGAAAAAGCAACCGGCAAAGGTGCATTCAAACCATTGAGTAAACCTAGAATCGCTATTGGTATCCCAAGTGGAATTACTGAAGTTGAAAGAAGAGCCGTACGCGAGGCTGCAGAAAATGCAGGTGCTGGTCAAGTATTTTTAATTGAAGAGCCAATGGCTGCAGCAATTGGTGCTGGACTTGCTGTTGCTGATCCAATTGGTAGCATGATCGTTGATATCGGTGGTGGTACAACTGAAGTAGCTGTTACTTCTCTTTCTGGAATAGTAATCTCAGAAAGTATAAGAGTTGCTGGTGATGAATTAAACGAATCAATCGTCACTTACATGAAAAAAGTTTATAACTTATCAATTGGTGAAACAACTGCTGAGATGGTCAAAATCAAGCTAGGATCGGCTTTCAAGATTAGTGATATTTTTGATGAAGACCAACTTGAAGTTCGAGGACTTAATTTACTTAATGGTTTACCGCGTACTGTTTTGATTAGTAGACCAGAAGTAAGAGAAGCGATGTCAGAGCCGCTTCAAGCAATTGTTGATTCAGTGAAACGCACTCTTGAGAGAATTCCTCCTGAGCTTGCTGCTGATGTTTATGATCGTGGAATTGTACTTGCTGGTGGTGGTGCATTACTTCCAGGTCTTGATGAAATGATTGCGCATGAAACAGAAGTGCCTGTGCATATTGCTGAAGATCCACTTTCATGTGTAGTACTTGGAGCCGGTAGAGTTTTGCATGATAAAGCACTTAGAAGAGTTTTAGACTTGGCTGGGGATCCATCATTTGCTTAGTCTCGATAGTTCTAAATATCGATTACCTTCACTAAGAACCGTTGTAATTCCGTTTTTGATCGCGCTTGCGCTGCTTTGGGTTTTCAATAGACCGCTTACTGCTGTGACTTTGTTTTTATACAACAGTACAGGTTCATTTATAAGTACTAATTATGAGAACCTGCAACAAAGTAGAAATGAGACAGCGAGCTTACTAGCGAGTAAAGAGCTTGCGGCCCATTTGGATTTAGAGAATAAAACCCTAATGATTGAGAATAACGCTCTCAAAGCAGTTGAAACTAAACTGCTTGATTATCAAGCAGCACTCAAGTTCAAAAGCAATTTTGCATACCAAACAGTTTTTGCTGAAGTCGTTGGTAGAAGTCCAGATTCCTGGCATAAACAAATCATTATTAACAAAGGATCCAAGGATGGCATTGCAGTTGGACTTGGGGCACTTACTGAGCGCGGGATTATTGGTCAAGTAAGCAAAACTGCTCCGCATAATTCAATTGTGCAATTGATTTTCAACCCAGAATGGCGTATGGGAGTCAAGATTGCTAGGCTCAATCAATATGGAGTACTTAGCGGCAATCACCCTCAACCAGCGTCTTTGCAGTTTATTACAGTTGACTCGGCAGTTGAACTTGGTGATGAGATTGTGACATCAGGGATTTGCATTGATACAGACAATTGTCCTTATCCAGAAAACTTTCCGGTGGGCAGAGTCGTTGAAGTCAAAAGAGACCCCAACATCGTTGACCTTGTAGTGAAGGTAGATTTTTATGAGGACTTAAGTTCAATACGTGAAGTATTTGTACTTAATCACAAATCAGGAGAACATCGTTGAAAACAATAGGAATTAAAGAACTTGCTTTTAAAGCAGCGCGTCTTGGAGAAGACAAGAAAGCAAAGGATACAGAAATCATGGATATTACTCAGATTTCAGATGTTGCTGATTACATTATTATTGCGTCTGCCTCTAGTAAGGCACAACTCAAAGCAGTTGCCTCTCACATCGAAGATAACCTAGCTGCTGAAGGTATGGAACCAGCAATGCGTGAAGGTAAATATGGTGACCAATGGTTTTTGCTTGATTACTTGAACGTGGTAGTTCATATCATCGATGAGAAAGCTAGAGAGTATTACAATCTTGAAGAGCTTTGGGCGGGCGCGCACTTCATCCCTCGAGATGAATGGACTGAAGAACTTAGCTAATTTTGACATAAAAACAAACGCCTGCAGCCATTAGTATTAAACCAATGATGCGTGTCATGTCTATGGGAATTTGCGTGGCGCCAAAGGCACCAGTATGATCGATGACTGCTGAAGAGATTAGTTGCCCCAAGAGTATAAAAAAGACAGCGTTACCAACA
Encoded proteins:
- a CDS encoding methylenetetrahydrofolate reductase — translated: MSLRKAIQNKEFVITTEINPPKGCDPIIAIANASKIKGLVDAINITDNSAATMKMSSLVLSYLIQKETGIEAIWQMTCRDRNRLALQSDLMGGAALGLINLLLLKGDPPNEPIKEEKCFDVGTEELITIINQLKQGKDSEGKELKSSPPDFCMASAAHPGLPNLAAQKETMLRRLDLGVEFFQTQICFDKEQINKFVDSIGDELASKTILGITPLKSLGQANFMNKNIFGVTVPDSDLAAMEAAGDDAAKRGLELAKGLVDHIKTTPLKGIHVMAIGQEDILDKIVSTIR
- a CDS encoding rod shape-determining protein, yielding MSFFKKFSKNIGIDLGTANTLVYTAEGGIILREPSVVAVNRDTGEVLAVGEEARAMIGRTPSHIIATRPLRDGVIADFRHAEMMLRYFMEKATGKGAFKPLSKPRIAIGIPSGITEVERRAVREAAENAGAGQVFLIEEPMAAAIGAGLAVADPIGSMIVDIGGGTTEVAVTSLSGIVISESIRVAGDELNESIVTYMKKVYNLSIGETTAEMVKIKLGSAFKISDIFDEDQLEVRGLNLLNGLPRTVLISRPEVREAMSEPLQAIVDSVKRTLERIPPELAADVYDRGIVLAGGGALLPGLDEMIAHETEVPVHIAEDPLSCVVLGAGRVLHDKALRRVLDLAGDPSFA
- the mreC gene encoding rod shape-determining protein MreC; protein product: MLSLDSSKYRLPSLRTVVIPFLIALALLWVFNRPLTAVTLFLYNSTGSFISTNYENLQQSRNETASLLASKELAAHLDLENKTLMIENNALKAVETKLLDYQAALKFKSNFAYQTVFAEVVGRSPDSWHKQIIINKGSKDGIAVGLGALTERGIIGQVSKTAPHNSIVQLIFNPEWRMGVKIARLNQYGVLSGNHPQPASLQFITVDSAVELGDEIVTSGICIDTDNCPYPENFPVGRVVEVKRDPNIVDLVVKVDFYEDLSSIREVFVLNHKSGEHR
- the rsfS gene encoding ribosome silencing factor — protein: MKTIGIKELAFKAARLGEDKKAKDTEIMDITQISDVADYIIIASASSKAQLKAVASHIEDNLAAEGMEPAMREGKYGDQWFLLDYLNVVVHIIDEKAREYYNLEELWAGAHFIPRDEWTEELS